In Deltaproteobacteria bacterium, the genomic window TAAGGCCACAAGGCAGGGCTCTTGCGGTATATTTAGCAGGGGGGACAGATGACCTTGACTAAAGCTCACATCGTCGAAGATCTTTTTGCCAAGAACATTTTTACCAAGAGCGAGTCTGCGGAAATTGTCGAAACCCTCTTCGAAATCATCAAGCAAACCCTCGAACAGGGAGAGGATGTTCTCATCAGCGGCTTCGGCAAGTTCAGTGTGAAGGAAAAGAATCAGAGGAGAGGGCGCAATCCGCAAACCGGCGAACCCATCATGCTCTCACCGCGGAAAGTGGT contains:
- a CDS encoding integration host factor subunit alpha yields the protein MTLTKAHIVEDLFAKNIFTKSESAEIVETLFEIIKQTLEQGEDVLISGFGKFSVKEKNQRRGRNPQTGEPIMLSPRKVVTFKCSGVLRSRINNR